In Komagataeibacter sucrofermentans DSM 15973, the genomic window CCTGTTCCGCGTTCGCTCGCCACTACTAGCAGAATCTCAATTGATGTCTTTTCCTCCGGGTACTTAGATGTTTCAGTTCCCCGGGTTCGCCTCATGTCCCTATGTATTCAGAACATGATACCCATCGCTGGGTGGGTTGCCCCATTCAGATATCCACGGATCAAAGCCTGCTCGCGGCTCCCCATGGCTTTTCGCAGCGTGCCACGTCTTTCATCGCCTCCTGGTGCCAAGGCATCCACCGAATGCCCTTATCGCGCTCATTGCCCACACATGCACAGGAGCCATCCACTCAAGCCAGCATTCCAATACCCAATTGCTCAGGTAAAGAACTGCCAGATCGAGCAACAACGCCCGCACATAAGAAAGTGCAGTGCATCAGCACAATCAACACATATTCATACTCGCTTGTGAACGCATCCGCCTTCATCGCTTAGCATGTGATACTCCGACTGCTCGGACCATCACACGGGTCAGACCAACCCGCGATCAAGGCGCGCCCACAAACGCACCAACCTATTCACTTATCAAAGAGCAAACTTACCAGACCGCAACACCCCGTGCACCGCCAACGCGGTTCCACAAGGTATCCGTCCGATCTCCATTATCTTCCGGCGACAATCATTCCCAGACCTCTCGACACCAGCAATCCAACCTGCAGGTCACTGCAGGATCGGTGGTGGAGGCGGACGGGATCGAACCGACGACCCCCTGCTTGCAAAGCAGGTGCTCTCCCAGCTGAGCTACGCCCCCATCAGGTCATGACCACAGGCAGCATCAGGCGATGCCGTCCTTAACGGACACGACAGAGGACTGGTGGGCCAGGGAGGACTTGAACCTCCGACCCCACGCTTATCAAGCGTGTGCTCTAACCAACTGAGCTACTAGCCCCAAAAGGGTCCATTGATTGTCGCTGGAAGGGATATGTTGACGGCGCGTTACACCGAAGTGCAGGCAGCCTCTCTGGCTGTGCCTTCCCGATCCTGCAGGAAGGACTTTATTCAGAAGCATTCCAAAACCTTCCAAACCAAAGTTCGGAAAGTTATCAGAACACATCCTTGAAAGGAGGTGATCCAGCCGCAGGTTCCCCTACGGCTACCTTGTTACGACTTCACCCCAGTCGCTGACCCGACCGTGGTCGGCTGCGTCCTTGCGGTTCGCTCACCGGCTTAAGGTCAAACCAACTCCCATGGTGTGACGGGCGGTGTGTACAAGGCCCGGGAACGTATTCACCGCGGCATGCTGATCCGCGATTACTAGCGATTCCACCTTCATGCACTCGAGTTGCAGAGTGCAATCCGAACTGAGACGGCTTTTTGAGATCGGCTCGGTATCGCTACCTGGCTTCCCACTGTCACCGCCATTGTAGCACGTGTGTAGCCCAGGACATAAGGGCCATGAGGACTTGACGTCATCCCCACCTTCCTCCGGCTTGTCACCGGCAGTTCCTTTAGAGTGCCCACCCAGACGTGCTGGCAACTAAAGGCGAGGGTTGCGCTCGTTGCGGGACTTAACCCAACATCTCACGACACGAGCTGACGACAGCCATGCAGCACCTGTGCTGGAGGTCTCTTGCGAGAAATGCCCATCTCTGGACACGGCCTCCGCATGTCAAGCCCTGGTAAGGTTCTGCGCGTTGCTTCGAATTAAACCACATGCTCCACCGCTTGTGCGGGCCCCCGTCAATTCCTTTGAGTTTCAACCTTGCGGCCGTACTCCCCAGGCGGTGTGCTTATCGCGTTAACTACGACACTGAATGACAAAGTCACCCAACATCCAGCACACATCGTTTACAGCGTGGACTACCAGGGTATCTAATCCTGTTTGCTCCCCACGCTTTCGCGCCTCAGCGTCAGTCATGAGCCAGGTTGCCGCCTTCGCCACCGGTGTTCTTCCCAATATCTACGAATTTCACCTCTACACTGGGAATTCCACAACCCTCTCTCACACTCTAGTCGCCACGTATCAAATGCAGCCCCCAGGTTAAGCCCAGGAATTTCACATCTGACTGTGTCAACCGCCTACGCGCCCTTTACGCCCAGTCATTCCGAGCAACGCTTGCCCCCTTCGTATTACCGCGGCTGCTGGCACGAAGTTAGCCGGGGCTTCTTCTGCGGGTACCGTCATCATCGTCCCCGCTGAAAGTGCTTTACAATCCGAAAACCTTCTTCACACACGCGGCATTGCTGGATCAGGCTTGCGCCCATTGTCCAATATTCCCCACTGCTGCCTCCCGTAGGAGTCTGGGCCGTGTCTCAGTCCCAGTGTGGCTGATCATCCTCTCAGACCAGCTATCGATCATCGCCTTGGTAGGCCTTTACCCCACCAACTAGCTAATCGAACGCAGGTTCCTCCACAGGCGACTTGCGCCTTTGACCCTCAGGTGTCATGCGGTATTAGCTTCAGTTTCCCAAAGTTATCCCCCACCCGTGGACAGATCCCTACGCGTTACTCACCCGTCCGCCACTAACCTCGAAAGGTTCGTGCGACTTGCATGTGTTAAGCATGCCGCCAGCGTTCGCTCTGAGCCAGGATCAAACTCTCAGGTTCATCCCACCAGAGCAAAACTCCAGCAAAACAAACAGAGCCGATCAAGGCTTCTTAACCATAAAACAGGATAAACCCGCATACAGCTTCAAAACACTTAAACGCATATTCCTAAAAAGATACGCCAAGCTACCTAGACCAGTCTCACCCAGTCCAGACCGCCAATCATTACCCCATAAAGAGCAACAATCGCGCCGCCAGCATATCCCTTCCAGATACTCTCTCTATTCTCTTGTCAAAGAACCCGCCGGAGCAGCATCGCCGTCCGGTGAAGGGGCTTTTACGGGGATTAGCCCCCCCTGTCAACGCCACGCCAAAAACCCGAAAAACACACGGAATTCAGCCACAAAACACCCTCAACATTCACAAACCGAACCAAAAAAAACGCTCGAAAATGAAAATTATATGAAAAAAGGAGGGGCAAGCCCCTCCTTTCCTACAGTGCAGCATCACGACCATGAGAATGGCTTCCCATCGTGCGGGCCACAACAGGCTATCGACCCACCTCAACCACGCATGCCCAGAGCCACGGATTCAATTCATTGAAGCCGCACAGGCCGACCAACTCACTGGGCAATCATCAGACGTGGAAACATGCCTATATATATGACCGAGAACGCCCATCGCTTAATTCCGCCTCGAATTGATTTATCGCAAGGCAGATTACATTAAATGTCACACCCTTATGGGCGACCAACTGTGCTATCCTACAAAACCTTCCTTGTAGGGCGGGCAAATAGGGATAGAACTATGTCATCTTGTTTTTAAGCGCGCTGACAGGCTTACTTTAAGTGTATCATATCCTTTTCCCGTATATTGCCCAGCCGCATCAGGAATTCCATTCCCTCCCGATCGCGCTGGAAATGGCGCGTCTGTACAAAGATGTCCGGGTTCATATTGCCAGCCTGACAGAGGAACGTGCCGCACGCCTCCGGCAGTTGTCACATCTCTATCCGGAGTCTTCCGTCACCTTTGATACGCTGGCCATGCCTCAATGGATCCGCGATCATATAAAGCAGCACGGACCGACCCCCCTGAGCAAACTGGCCGTGCTTTTTCTGAACAGAAATTATTTCAACAAGTTTCAGGCCATCGTGATTCCGGAGCGTACATCGCTCTACTTACGCAAGATGGGGGTGCACAATCCCCGCCTCATCTGGACCCGGCATGGCGCCGGAGACCGGGCCATCGGCTTTACCAATGATGTACGGAAATTCGACTATATCCTGATGGCTGGCCGTAAGGTTGAAGAGCGGCTGCTCCACGCGGGCACGCTACGCAAAGATCACTATGCGACTGGAATCTATGCTAAATTTGACATGGTGCGTCGGCTCCATGTTCAGGCACGTCCGCTTTTTGATAATGGGCGCCCCACAGTTCTCTATAATCCGCATTTCAGTCGCAGCCTTTCTTCATGGCCGCGGTTTGGCATGAAATTGCTGGAATATTTCGCGCAACAGGAAAAATACAATCTCATCTTTGCGCCGCATTACCGGCTTTTCGATACAAATCGTGAGAAAAGCATGGAAATTCTCACGCCTTTTACCCAATCCCCCCATATGATCATTGACCTTGGCAGCGACAAAAGCGTGGACATGACCTATACCATGGCGGCTGACCTCTACCTGGGTGATGTCAGCAGTCAGGTCAGTGAATTCCTTATCAAACTGCGCCCGTGCCTATTTCTTAACGCCCACCGGACGCAATGGCGCGGAGACCCCAATTATGAAAGCTGGACCCTTGGTCCGGTCTTGGAAAACGTGGAGACAGTAGGCAATGACCTTGACAATGCTTTCCTGTCACATGCAAATTTCCTTGATCGGCAAAAAGAGTATATACGCGACACATTCGGGTTTGAGCCGCCAGCAGATACGGCGGCCAAAGGCGCGAAATCGATTATTGACTTTTTGAGGGTAATTGGTTGAACACCGCCCATTCGCCGTTTCAAGATACGTCTGTGGAAGTCAAATTACCGGAAATGATAAGCCTCCCGCCCCCCTCCGATTCTGGTCTGCCCCGTCGTTACGGCGATTTTTCGTCGTTCCCGGCTGCGCTGGACTATGCCGCCCAGGGCAAGAGCGGCTTCAACATCTATTCCGGCAAGGGCGTCCTGCTCGAAACGCTGCCTTACAGCACGTTGCGCGAACAGGCGATCGAGACCGGCAAGCGCCTGCTGTCACTGGGCCTGAAGCCTGGCGACCGGGTGGCCATCGTGGCGGAAAGCGATGGTGACTTCGCCCGTATTTTCTTTGGCTGCCAGTATGCAGGCCTGGTGCCCGCGCCCCTGCCGCTGCCCGTCGCCTTTGGCGGGCGCGAAGGGTATGTCGGCACCCTGCGCGGCATGATCGAGGGCGCTGCGGCATCGGCCGTGGTCATTGCCTCGATCATCGCATCATGGACAGACGAGATCACCACCGGGCTGGACCTGAAATTCTCCGGCACGCCTGCCGAACTGCTGCAAACGCCCATTACGGTCGAAGCCCTGCCCCCCGTCGGGCCGGATGACCTGTCCTACCTGCAGTTTTCCTCGGGCAGCACGCGTTTCCCCATGGGTATTGCCGTGACCCAGCGCTCCGGCATGGCCAATGCACATGCCATTGCGCTCAATGGGCTCAAGGTGCGCGAAACCGGCGATCGCTGCGTGTCGTGGCTGCCGCTCTATCATGACATGGGACTGGTTGGTTTTTTCTTAACGCCCATGACCTGCCAGCTCAGCGTCGACATGCTGCCCACGCGCGAGTTCGCCCGCCGCCCCCATGTGTGGCTGGACCTGATCAGCCGCAATCGCGGCACGATCTCCTACAGCCCCTCCTTTGGCTATGAACTGTGCGCACGTCGCGCCACCTCGATCGAACTTGACCTCTCATCGTGGCGCGTGGCGGGCATTGGCGGCGACATGATCCGCTATCATATCCTTGAGGATTTTGCCCAGCGCTTCGCTTCCGCCGGTTTTGACAGCGGGGCCTTTACCGCCAGCTACGGCATGGCAGAGGCCACTCTGGCCATCAGCTTCGCCCCGCTTGGCAGGGGCATCTGTACCGATACGATCGACCTGCGCGCGCTCGAGACACAGGGCAAGGCCGTACCCTCCAACGATCCGGCCCGCGCGCTGCGCACCTTCGTGCTGTGTGGTGAAGTGCTGCCGCAGCATGAGCTTGAAGTCCGTGACGCGCAGGGCCATGTGCTCGGCGACCGTGAGATCGGCACCGTCTATGTGCGCGGTCCGAGCCTGATGCAGGGCTACTTCCGCCGCCCGCAGGAAACCGCCCGCGTGGTTGATGCCGAAGGCTGGCTCAATACCGGCGACCTTGGCTACATGCTCAACGGGCAGGTTGTCATTACCGGGCGCGCCAAGGATCTGATCATCATCAATGGCCGCAACATCTGGCCGCAGGATCTGGAATGGTCGGCCGAGACCGAAATCAGCACCCTGCGCAGCCGTGACGTGGCCGTATTCTCGGTTGATGAGGACGAAGGCGAGAAGATCGTGGCCCTCGTGCAGTGCCGCGCCACCTCGCCCGAGGCGCGCGAAACGCTGAAAACCGAAACGGCCAGCCTGTTCCGTCGGCAGCACGGGGTAGATGTATCCATCATCCTGGTGCCGCCCCATACCCTGCCACAGACCTCATCGGGCAAGCTGACACGGGCGCGGGCGCGGGCCATGCTGCTCTCGGGGGCGTTCCAGCCGCTGGAAACATCGTCTTCCGTTTCCGTGGTCTGACAAGTCTGGCAACGCATCTGTATGCGTTGCCACGTCAGTTCAGGATGGAAAGCAGGACTGGCCAAAAACCTGTTTTTCGCGCATAAGGCTTTGCAATAAGGGGACCGATTGCAGTCCCCGCCCCCGCCGCATGCGCGGGGCGACCATTCATGCTGATCCGCTGCCACCGGCAGGCCGGACATGCCATAAGGATGTAGGAATGAGTGAAACGGTAGCGAGCGTCTCCGCGCTGATCGTGAAGACGCTGCTGGCGAACCCCAAGGTTCCCCGTGATATCAATGGCAGCAGCAAGATCGTTGAAGATCTGGCCTTTGATTCACTGGCCGTCATGAATTTCGTCATGGAAATCGAGGATACCCTCGATGTTTCCGTGCCGCTTGACCGGCTGGCTGATATCCGCACCATCGATGACCTGGCGGCCTGCATTGTTTCCCTCAAGCAGGCTTCCTGACACATCATGTCGATTTTCTCTAAATATGAAGGCCTGGCTTCCGCCCTCGCATCCGTAACCGCTGGCGGCGGCCGCAACCCCTTCGATGTCGTGATCGAAAAGCCCATTTCCTCAACGGTGGGGCTGATCGAAGGGCGCGAAACGCTGCTGTTCGGCACCAACAACTACCTTGGGCTGAGCCAGTCACCCGCCGCGATCAATGCCGCGGTCGAGGCGGCAAAGGCCTATGGCGTGGGCACGACCGGTTCGCGCATTGCCAATGGCACGCAGGGCCTGCACCGCCAGCTGGAGGAACGGCTTTCCGCCTTCTTCCGGCGCAAGCACTGCATGGTGTTCTCCACGGGCTACCAGGCCAACCTTGGCACCATTTCCGCCCTTGCGGGCAAGGATGACTACCTGCTGCTCGATGCCGACAGCCATGCCAGCATCTATGATGGCAGCCGCCTTGGCCACGCGCAGGTGATCCGCTTCCGCCATAATGATGCCGATGACCTGCACAAGCGCCTGCGCCGCCTTGAGGGCACGCCGGGGGCGAAGCTGGTTGTGGTTGAAGGCATCTATTCCATGATGGGCGATGTAGTGCCCATGGCGGAATTCGCCGCCGTCAAGCGCGAGACCGGGGCCTGGCTGCTGGCCGACGAGGCCCACTCCGTTGGCGTGATGGGCAAGCACGGGCGCGGCGTGGCGGAAGCCGATGGCGTGGAAGATGATGTGGACTTCGTAGTCGGCACCTTCTCCAAAAGCCTGGGCACGGTGGGGGGCTACTGTGTCTCCAACCATGACGGCCTGGATCTGATCCGCCTGTGTTCGCGGCCTTACATGTTCACGGCATCGCTGCCGCCGGAAGTCATTGCCGCGACCATGGCGGCGCTGACTGAGCTGGAAAACCACCCCGAACTGCGCATCCGCCTGATGGACAACGCCCGCAGGCTGCATGCAGGCCTTCAGGCAGCGGGGCTGCGCACCGGCCCGCAGGCCAGCCCGGTCGTATCGGTCATTCTGGATGACGTGGCGGTTGCCGTGGCGTTCTGGAACCGGCTGCTTGACCTCGGGGTTTACGTCAACCTCAGCCTGCCGCCCGCAACGCCGGACCAGCACCCGCTACTGCGCACCTCCGTCATGGCAACGCATACGCCTGCGGAAATTGACAAGGCCGTTGAGGTCTTCGCGACAGTCGCGCGCGAGATGGGGCTCAACCACGCCGCCTGAAGAACCCTGCCTGCCGTAGCTTCCATAACAGATACGGCAGGCAGATCAGCGGATGCCGCTCGGAAAACGGCCCAAGCGGCAGCTCGATGCCGGAATGCCGCTTTATCTTCCATGCGATATAGCGCGCGCCCCCTTCAAACGTGAAAGCACCCTTGAACAGGCGGCTGACATTGAGCACCCGCCCCAGGCGCCCGCGCAGCCACCAGCCTTCGTGCATGCTGCGCCGCAGTTGCTGCGTCAGCCGTGGCGCGAGTTGCGCGCCATCACGCGTGAACGGCAAGCCATCGGCCAGCCATATGTCAGGCAGCAGGGCACGATAACGCGCCTCGCGCCCCTCAAGCAGGGCAGATGGCCTGCGCCCGTTCTCCACCCGCAATTCCGCACCATAAGTATGCGCGAACAGCGCCAGCCAGAATTCATCCGCCGTGCCCTGGGCCGGGCCAAGTGCCGCCGCCCAGCGCCCGGCCTGCCCCATGGCGCGCACCAGGCAGCCCAGTATGGCGTCAGCCGCTTCCGGCCCGCGCACCCAGACCAGCCTGACCGGCTGGCAGAACCGCGCCCAGATGGTGGTGTCGAGCGTGGCCCGTCCCGTCATGCGCCGGAACTGGGCGATCGACAGAATGGCAACCTTGGCGCGGATGATGCGCCCGCCTACCGGAATCTCATGATATTCGACATTGGGTGGCAGCAGGCGATTGGCCTCACGCGCGAAGTAGCCTGAGGTCCAGTCCTCCAGCCGTTCCACGATGACATAAAAATCCAGCACGCCATCGGGGTCGGGTTCGCGCAGCACGGAGCCATAAAAGAGCACGCCCAGAGGCTGCGCCGCACCCAGCAGTTCGCATACGAATTGCGTAACAAAGGCAGGAACGGGCTGGACCAGTTCATTGGCCAGCGTATGGGCAATGCGCCCTGCCGCGGCAAGGCGGCTGGAAGGATCAGCCATGGTCAGCATTCCTCAGGCGTGAATAAAGTCGATGGGGGCCGTGGCGGACAACACGATCCGGCCAGACGCGCCGGGAGAAAAGACCTCCCCATCCAGCACGAAATCGGATTCAAGCGCCATTTCAATCCGCTCTTCGCACCCGCTGCAGTAATCAGGGTTGTGTCGCAGCCAGGCCGGGTGCCGCCCCCGCAGCAGCGCCCAGGCGGCAGCGGCCAGGCGCGGGGGCTGGCCTGCCACATGCAGGTAATTGATCACATCAGTGCGCCCACCCGCCACATTCCAGAACGGCCATATGCCATGCGGCAGGCGCTGGAGCGTGCTGGACAGGAACAGGAAGCAGTTGCCATGCCACTCCGGCTGCTCGCCCGCCCTGAGCGTAATCGGGTTGCCCTGCATCCATTCCCGGCGCGAGCGACGCGTGAACAGATGCGCGACCGAAGACAGGAACGAGACGACTACCGCCATTTCATGGGAGTAATTGTTCAGGATTGCAGGCTGGTGGGCCAGTTCGATGCCGCGCGTGAAGGCAGCAGCACCATGGAACATGCCCACGACCGCAGGCTTGCCCTCGGCCTCGGGCCATTCGACCACAAGCCCGCAGCGCCGGCGCACCTTGCCCCGCAACGTACCGGCAGCCGCAAGGCTGACAAGCCGGTCCAGCGCCTTTTGCCCGCGCAGGCCAAAGCCCACATCCCCCGCGATCAGGTTGGTATTGCCCGAAGGCAGGATGGCAAGGGCGGGGAAGCGCGCGGGTGCGTAATGGCGATGGATGGCGGTCAGCACATCGCTGACCGTGCCATCCCCCCCATCGACCACGATACAGTCCATGTCGCGCGCGGCCAGTTGCGCGATTGCGGTATCGAGAAGGGAACGGTCGGCCGGATCAATGAAATTCTCTCCCAGAAGGCTACGGGCCATCGGGGCATACGAACTCTTGTCGCCCATGTTCCGCCGGCTGCGCGGGTTATAAACAAGCGCAAAACGTCCGGTCACTGATGATTCCATCCCTGTCTGAAATTTGACTTACAGGCCATAAGCAACCATCTGCCTTCTATTGCAAGGCACGAAACGATGGAACGTATCGCTACACGGGCAGGCATAACACTGCCCGACCCGGTTACCGACCGGCCTGATGCAGGGAAAGACACCAGCTTGAACACCATCACCATAGCCCATCTTTCCGACCCGCATCTGCCAACGGAAATGTCGCCCCCGCGCCTGCGTGAGAAACTGAACAAGCGCCTGTTCAGCCATCTTTCATGGAAGCGCCGCCGCCGTTTCCTGCACCGCCCGGAAATTCTGGCCCGCGTGATGGCCGATATCGGCAGCGCCCATGTGAACATGATCGCGCTGACCGGCGACCTGACCAATATGGGCCTGCCCGGAGAATGCCGCCACGCCCTGCGCTGGCTTGAACAGATGCCCGCGCCGTGCACAGTCATACCGGGAAATCATGACACCCTTGTGCATGATAACTGGCAACGGACCGTTGGCCTGTGGCAGCCCTGGATGGGCGCGCTCCCCTTCCCGTTCGTGCGCCGGGTGGGGCCGGTTGCGCTGATCGGGGTGAGTTCGGCCGTGCCAACGCCCTGGTTCAGGGCGACGGGCCGCATGGGCGCGCGCCAGGCCGCGCGCCTGGCCGGAATCCTGCACGAAACGGGCAGGCAGGGGCTGTGCCGCATTGTCATGATTCATCATCCGCCCGTGCCTGGTCTTGCCATTGCCCGCAAGGCGCTCAAGGATCCCCGGCATTTCGCCCATTGCATTGCACGCGAAGGGGCGGAAATGGTACTTCATGGCCATATCCATACCTCCACCCTGTCGTCCCTGCCCGGCCCTGCTGGCGCCGTGCCGGTGCTGGGCATTGCATCGGCGTCGGCACTGTCGCGTGATCCGTTGCGCGCGGCAGCGTGGAATCGGATTGCCATCACGCCACGCGACGGGGGATATAGGCTGGGTGTTACAAGGCGTTTCTTTCCGGCGGGCGGCGCAGCAGGTACAACGCAGGAAACTATTTTTTGAATGAGTCCTCACCCGTATCGTTTTTCGGATATAAGCACGCCTAGATGAACCGCATGTCTTTACAGCACGGGATTCTGGCCAAGCTGCGTCCCAATACCATGGACCGCTACCTGCTGCGGCAGGTCGTGCCGCCGTTTTCCATCGCACTGGGCGTGGTCATGTCCGCCCTGCTGCTGGAGCGGCTTCTGGTGCTGTTCAACATGCTGGCTGCCAATGGCAGCTCCATGAAGACATTTTTCGGCCTGCTCAGCGACCTGATCCCCCACTACCTGGGGCTGGCGCTTCCGGCGGCCATGTGCGTAAGCGTGTTTTCCATCATCCGGCGCATGAGCGCCAACCACGAAATCGATGCCCTGACGGCCAGCGGGGTCTCGATCTTCCGCATCTGCCAGCCCTTCGTGCTGACGGGGGCGGTCTTTGGCGTGCTGGCCTTCTCGCTTTATGGCTTCATCCAGCCTTATGCGCGCTATGACTACCGCTCGGCCTTCTATTTCGCCAGCCATGCGGGCTGGACGCCGCACCTGCAGTCCAAGATGTTCGCCATATCCGATGACATCATGCTCACGGCCGAGAGCGTGGACCATGCGGGGTCGCGACTGTTCAATGTCTTCATCCGTGACAATTCGGACAAGACGCGCGTGCGCTACATTACCGCGCAGAAGGGCTACCTGTACAATCCTGCCGATGGCTCGCGCATGCGGCTTGATCTTGTCAACGGCACCATAGCGACCGACACGCACGACAAGCCCCCCACCATCACCGGCTTTACCCGCACCACCCGCCTCATTTCCGGCGAAGCCAAACTTGATGATGAAGCCTATCGCCAACGCGGCGAG contains:
- a CDS encoding CDP-glycerol glycerophosphotransferase family protein, producing the protein MYHILFPYIAQPHQEFHSLPIALEMARLYKDVRVHIASLTEERAARLRQLSHLYPESSVTFDTLAMPQWIRDHIKQHGPTPLSKLAVLFLNRNYFNKFQAIVIPERTSLYLRKMGVHNPRLIWTRHGAGDRAIGFTNDVRKFDYILMAGRKVEERLLHAGTLRKDHYATGIYAKFDMVRRLHVQARPLFDNGRPTVLYNPHFSRSLSSWPRFGMKLLEYFAQQEKYNLIFAPHYRLFDTNREKSMEILTPFTQSPHMIIDLGSDKSVDMTYTMAADLYLGDVSSQVSEFLIKLRPCLFLNAHRTQWRGDPNYESWTLGPVLENVETVGNDLDNAFLSHANFLDRQKEYIRDTFGFEPPADTAAKGAKSIIDFLRVIG
- a CDS encoding fatty acyl-AMP ligase, translated to MISLPPPSDSGLPRRYGDFSSFPAALDYAAQGKSGFNIYSGKGVLLETLPYSTLREQAIETGKRLLSLGLKPGDRVAIVAESDGDFARIFFGCQYAGLVPAPLPLPVAFGGREGYVGTLRGMIEGAAASAVVIASIIASWTDEITTGLDLKFSGTPAELLQTPITVEALPPVGPDDLSYLQFSSGSTRFPMGIAVTQRSGMANAHAIALNGLKVRETGDRCVSWLPLYHDMGLVGFFLTPMTCQLSVDMLPTREFARRPHVWLDLISRNRGTISYSPSFGYELCARRATSIELDLSSWRVAGIGGDMIRYHILEDFAQRFASAGFDSGAFTASYGMAEATLAISFAPLGRGICTDTIDLRALETQGKAVPSNDPARALRTFVLCGEVLPQHELEVRDAQGHVLGDREIGTVYVRGPSLMQGYFRRPQETARVVDAEGWLNTGDLGYMLNGQVVITGRAKDLIIINGRNIWPQDLEWSAETEISTLRSRDVAVFSVDEDEGEKIVALVQCRATSPEARETLKTETASLFRRQHGVDVSIILVPPHTLPQTSSGKLTRARARAMLLSGAFQPLETSSSVSVV
- a CDS encoding acyl carrier protein codes for the protein MSETVASVSALIVKTLLANPKVPRDINGSSKIVEDLAFDSLAVMNFVMEIEDTLDVSVPLDRLADIRTIDDLAACIVSLKQAS
- the spt gene encoding serine palmitoyltransferase encodes the protein MSIFSKYEGLASALASVTAGGGRNPFDVVIEKPISSTVGLIEGRETLLFGTNNYLGLSQSPAAINAAVEAAKAYGVGTTGSRIANGTQGLHRQLEERLSAFFRRKHCMVFSTGYQANLGTISALAGKDDYLLLDADSHASIYDGSRLGHAQVIRFRHNDADDLHKRLRRLEGTPGAKLVVVEGIYSMMGDVVPMAEFAAVKRETGAWLLADEAHSVGVMGKHGRGVAEADGVEDDVDFVVGTFSKSLGTVGGYCVSNHDGLDLIRLCSRPYMFTASLPPEVIAATMAALTELENHPELRIRLMDNARRLHAGLQAAGLRTGPQASPVVSVILDDVAVAVAFWNRLLDLGVYVNLSLPPATPDQHPLLRTSVMATHTPAEIDKAVEVFATVAREMGLNHAA
- a CDS encoding acylglycerol kinase family protein — its product is MGDKSSYAPMARSLLGENFIDPADRSLLDTAIAQLAARDMDCIVVDGGDGTVSDVLTAIHRHYAPARFPALAILPSGNTNLIAGDVGFGLRGQKALDRLVSLAAAGTLRGKVRRRCGLVVEWPEAEGKPAVVGMFHGAAAFTRGIELAHQPAILNNYSHEMAVVVSFLSSVAHLFTRRSRREWMQGNPITLRAGEQPEWHGNCFLFLSSTLQRLPHGIWPFWNVAGGRTDVINYLHVAGQPPRLAAAAWALLRGRHPAWLRHNPDYCSGCEERIEMALESDFVLDGEVFSPGASGRIVLSATAPIDFIHA
- a CDS encoding metallophosphoesterase yields the protein MERIATRAGITLPDPVTDRPDAGKDTSLNTITIAHLSDPHLPTEMSPPRLREKLNKRLFSHLSWKRRRRFLHRPEILARVMADIGSAHVNMIALTGDLTNMGLPGECRHALRWLEQMPAPCTVIPGNHDTLVHDNWQRTVGLWQPWMGALPFPFVRRVGPVALIGVSSAVPTPWFRATGRMGARQAARLAGILHETGRQGLCRIVMIHHPPVPGLAIARKALKDPRHFAHCIAREGAEMVLHGHIHTSTLSSLPGPAGAVPVLGIASASALSRDPLRAAAWNRIAITPRDGGYRLGVTRRFFPAGGAAGTTQETIF
- a CDS encoding LptF/LptG family permease; protein product: MNRMSLQHGILAKLRPNTMDRYLLRQVVPPFSIALGVVMSALLLERLLVLFNMLAANGSSMKTFFGLLSDLIPHYLGLALPAAMCVSVFSIIRRMSANHEIDALTASGVSIFRICQPFVLTGAVFGVLAFSLYGFIQPYARYDYRSAFYFASHAGWTPHLQSKMFAISDDIMLTAESVDHAGSRLFNVFIRDNSDKTRVRYITAQKGYLYNPADGSRMRLDLVNGTIATDTHDKPPTITGFTRTTRLISGEAKLDDEAYRQRGETERELTVPELYYGIRHGYPGISASYMRAELHFRLARTAAIPFIPILACALAGVRKRQKGNPGLAIAAITLVSFDHTLQMGMSFVANMHMSPLLVVWLPTVIFAAVCVGMLIRQAGGLRTLLSPGPRLPPRQLSADGLPRRMQEKEA